In one window of Paenarthrobacter nicotinovorans DNA:
- a CDS encoding GNAT family N-acetyltransferase, whose amino-acid sequence MTENTDSLAESFRPGVTTLRNDKFHRYELHVDGELAVISQFLDRPGHIDFIHTETKPQFKGQGLANVLAHFALDDVVASGKRIIPHCPFIAGYLKRHEGYEQDVDWPKEKPTVDAEPDNN is encoded by the coding sequence ATGACCGAGAATACGGATTCACTGGCCGAGTCGTTCCGCCCCGGTGTAACTACATTGCGCAACGACAAGTTCCACCGCTACGAGTTACACGTAGACGGGGAGTTGGCGGTGATTTCGCAGTTCCTGGACAGGCCCGGTCACATCGACTTCATCCACACAGAGACGAAACCCCAATTCAAGGGCCAAGGACTGGCGAACGTTCTGGCACACTTCGCCCTGGATGACGTTGTGGCGTCGGGGAAGCGCATCATTCCGCATTGCCCGTTCATTGCCGGTTACCTGAAAAGGCACGAGGGATATGAACAGGACGTCGACTGGCCGAAAGAAAAGCCTACGGTTGACGCGGAGCCTGACAACAACTGA
- a CDS encoding AraC family transcriptional regulator, translated as MVKILPRDVLRGRPTMATTDVDEAHARIAELFCSHELAPRTRTSAVDMKLRSLHRGDVGIEFLDYGADVRIEPEGLQDFHLVQIPLAGHASMRVGTSTVESSPHMATVPPIDRPFSMSWDGGSPHLIVYVRRTALERVAGQLYGDGAVELGYGMDLSGAAGRAFLRSVVELHDDLISRPQTAAPVFVQGLLADSMVSRLLMAMQPPAEEARNTEAEGRLVRECRELLERHATEELTVPDIAECLGVSVRTLQTALRAETGATPSDLLRSIRLDRAREMLLEAGPREQSVTAVAESCGFTHQGRFSALYLKTFGELPSETLRR; from the coding sequence GGACGAAGCCCACGCCAGGATCGCCGAGCTGTTCTGCAGCCACGAGCTCGCACCGCGGACCCGGACCTCGGCAGTGGATATGAAGCTGCGTTCCCTGCACCGGGGCGACGTGGGCATCGAGTTCCTTGACTACGGCGCCGACGTCCGCATTGAGCCTGAAGGACTGCAGGATTTCCATCTGGTGCAGATCCCGCTCGCCGGGCATGCGTCCATGCGGGTAGGGACCAGCACGGTGGAATCCAGCCCGCACATGGCCACTGTTCCGCCGATCGACAGGCCATTCTCCATGAGTTGGGACGGCGGCAGCCCGCACCTGATCGTCTATGTGCGGCGAACGGCGCTGGAACGGGTTGCCGGGCAACTGTACGGGGACGGCGCTGTGGAGCTTGGCTACGGCATGGACCTGTCAGGCGCCGCCGGTCGCGCCTTCCTGAGGTCCGTCGTCGAGCTTCATGACGACCTGATAAGCCGGCCGCAGACCGCCGCGCCGGTGTTCGTTCAAGGCTTGTTGGCGGACAGCATGGTGTCCCGGCTGCTGATGGCGATGCAGCCGCCTGCGGAGGAGGCCCGGAACACGGAGGCGGAGGGCCGGCTGGTCCGTGAATGCCGCGAACTCCTGGAGCGTCACGCCACAGAGGAACTCACGGTGCCCGATATCGCCGAGTGCCTTGGCGTTTCGGTCCGGACCCTGCAGACCGCACTGCGCGCCGAAACGGGGGCGACGCCGTCGGACCTGCTGCGGAGCATCCGGTTGGATCGCGCCCGCGAAATGCTCCTGGAAGCCGGCCCGCGCGAGCAAAGCGTGACGGCGGTTGCGGAGTCGTGCGGCTTCACGCACCAGGGGCGGTTCTCGGCGCTGTATCTGAAGACCTTCGGGGAGTTGCCGTCGGAGACACTGCGCCGCTAG
- a CDS encoding NAD(P)-dependent oxidoreductase translates to MTSSNYTVTVLGLGAMGLPMATRLASELTVHGFDIAEPRLELAAAAGIKTFASAREASQDADALLLAVRNGEQLNDVLFGENGVAAVLKPGAVVILGSTVGTEAIPATVAKLAEYGVSLVDAPLSGGPKRAGEGDLLIVVGAEPEALEKARPALELLASTLSIVGDKPGDGQALKTVNQLLCGVHIAAAAEAMALADALGLDQAKTLAALEAGAAGSFMLSNRGPRILEAYTEDGAEVLSRLDIFVKDMGIVGKATRATGLAAPVAAAAEQLYLLGQAQGLAAADDSAVIKVVAPAKRTA, encoded by the coding sequence ATGACCAGCAGCAACTACACCGTCACCGTCCTGGGCCTTGGTGCCATGGGCCTGCCCATGGCAACCCGGCTCGCGTCCGAGCTGACTGTGCACGGCTTCGACATTGCCGAGCCCCGTCTGGAACTCGCCGCCGCGGCCGGTATCAAGACCTTCGCCTCGGCCCGCGAAGCTTCGCAGGACGCAGATGCGCTGCTGCTCGCCGTCCGCAACGGTGAGCAGCTCAACGACGTCCTGTTTGGCGAGAACGGTGTCGCTGCCGTTCTGAAGCCGGGCGCCGTCGTAATCCTGGGCAGCACGGTGGGAACTGAAGCCATCCCGGCGACGGTCGCCAAGCTTGCCGAGTACGGTGTTTCGCTGGTTGACGCTCCGCTGTCCGGCGGCCCCAAGCGTGCCGGTGAAGGCGATCTATTGATCGTGGTCGGAGCCGAGCCGGAGGCGCTGGAGAAGGCGCGCCCTGCCTTGGAATTGCTGGCCTCCACATTGAGCATCGTGGGCGACAAGCCCGGCGACGGCCAGGCCCTGAAGACCGTCAACCAGTTGCTCTGCGGAGTCCACATCGCTGCCGCCGCCGAGGCCATGGCCCTCGCGGACGCCCTCGGCCTCGACCAGGCCAAGACCCTCGCAGCCCTCGAAGCCGGAGCCGCCGGTTCCTTCATGCTCTCCAACCGTGGCCCGCGCATCCTCGAGGCCTACACCGAAGACGGCGCCGAGGTCCTCAGCCGCCTGGACATTTTCGTCAAGGACATGGGCATCGTAGGCAAGGCAACCCGGGCCACCGGACTCGCCGCACCCGTTGCCGCTGCCGCCGAGCAGCTCTACCTGCTCGGCCAGGCCCAGGGTCTCGCCGCCGCTGATGACTCCGCCGTCATCAAGGTAGTAGCGCCCGCCAAGCGCACCGCTTAA
- a CDS encoding four-carbon acid sugar kinase family protein, with the protein MTLEADVLAAFPAEVQIPAQLVADAVAASSASSPRVLVVLDDDPTGTQSVADLAVLTSWDVADFTWAFAHIRDNQTKPAVYVLTNTRSLDPAEAAARNEEIVRNALAAAASADGLRLGFVSRSDSTLRGHYPLEPDVIAATVAAETGETTDGVVIVPAFPDAGRVTIGGVHYMRGTGEDAGSLTPVAETEFAKDASFGFANSEMAKYVEEKSQGRFPASDVIVLDLNIIRAGASAQDPAISAKAIADALESANNSTPIVADIVTENDFRALALGLEEAERRGKKLLYRVGPPFVRGRIGQEIRTALTSEEAFAGNTPSTAGGLIVVGSHVGVTTRQLNDLTAQHSSARTIEIDVEKLIAGTKTQGEAEADAYIGTVVADVVDALRSGDVIVHTSRLLIKTDDAAASLKIARTVSAAVVAVVNRTLKSFPPRFVIAKGGITSSDVAAHGLEIRHAIVRGPMLPGIVSLWEPVDGPAKGIPYIVFAGNVGDDQSLTQVTRKLSATF; encoded by the coding sequence GTGACCCTTGAAGCCGACGTTCTGGCCGCTTTCCCGGCGGAAGTCCAGATTCCTGCTCAGCTCGTGGCCGATGCCGTTGCCGCGTCCTCGGCAAGCAGCCCCCGCGTCCTGGTGGTCCTCGACGACGACCCCACAGGCACCCAATCCGTGGCAGATCTCGCAGTGCTGACCAGCTGGGATGTCGCTGACTTCACCTGGGCCTTCGCCCACATCCGTGACAACCAGACCAAGCCCGCCGTCTATGTGCTGACCAACACCCGTAGCCTGGACCCCGCAGAAGCCGCAGCCCGCAACGAGGAAATCGTCCGGAATGCGCTCGCGGCAGCTGCTTCTGCCGACGGACTGCGCCTGGGTTTCGTCAGCCGGAGCGACTCCACCCTCCGCGGCCACTACCCGCTGGAGCCGGACGTCATCGCCGCCACCGTGGCTGCTGAAACCGGCGAAACCACCGACGGCGTGGTGATCGTCCCCGCGTTCCCCGACGCCGGTCGCGTCACCATCGGCGGTGTGCACTACATGCGTGGGACCGGAGAAGATGCCGGTTCCCTCACCCCCGTTGCCGAGACGGAGTTCGCCAAGGACGCGAGCTTCGGCTTCGCCAACTCAGAGATGGCCAAGTATGTGGAGGAGAAGTCGCAGGGGCGGTTCCCCGCCAGCGACGTGATCGTCCTGGACCTGAACATCATCCGCGCCGGTGCTTCCGCCCAGGACCCCGCCATCTCCGCGAAGGCCATCGCAGACGCCCTGGAATCCGCCAACAATTCCACCCCGATCGTGGCCGACATCGTCACCGAGAATGACTTCCGCGCCCTTGCTCTGGGCCTGGAGGAAGCAGAACGCCGCGGCAAGAAGCTCCTCTACCGCGTGGGTCCGCCTTTCGTCCGTGGACGCATCGGCCAGGAGATCCGCACCGCGCTGACCTCCGAAGAGGCCTTTGCGGGCAACACTCCCTCAACGGCCGGAGGCTTGATCGTCGTGGGTTCCCACGTGGGCGTCACCACCCGGCAGCTCAACGACCTCACGGCACAGCACAGCTCGGCGAGGACCATCGAAATCGACGTCGAGAAGCTCATTGCCGGCACCAAAACCCAGGGCGAAGCAGAAGCCGACGCGTACATCGGAACGGTAGTGGCCGACGTCGTGGATGCCCTCCGCAGCGGTGACGTGATCGTCCACACCAGCCGCCTGCTCATCAAGACCGACGACGCCGCAGCCAGCCTGAAGATCGCCCGCACCGTCTCCGCCGCCGTCGTGGCCGTCGTGAACCGCACGCTCAAGAGCTTCCCGCCGCGCTTCGTCATCGCCAAGGGCGGCATCACATCCTCGGACGTGGCCGCCCACGGCCTGGAAATCCGCCACGCGATCGTCCGCGGCCCCATGCTCCCGGGCATCGTCTCCCTCTGGGAGCCGGTGGACGGCCCTGCAAAGGGCATCCCGTACATCGTCTTCGCCGGCAACGTGGGTGACGACCAATCCCTGACCCAGGTCACCCGCAAGCTCAGCGCAACCTTCTAA
- a CDS encoding VOC family protein translates to MTTSIFVNLPVSDLEASKAFYTALGYTINPNFTDETAACVVFSDTIYTMLLTHDKFSQFTKQPIADTRNSTAAIVAISADSREDVDALAGKALEAGGSETYDPQDLGFMYSRAFRDLDGHHWEVLWMDDAAAQAGPPEH, encoded by the coding sequence ATGACTACGTCCATTTTCGTGAATCTTCCTGTCAGCGACCTCGAGGCATCCAAGGCTTTCTACACAGCACTTGGCTACACGATCAACCCGAACTTCACCGACGAAACCGCGGCATGCGTGGTTTTCAGCGACACGATCTACACAATGCTGCTTACGCACGACAAGTTCAGCCAGTTCACCAAGCAGCCCATCGCGGATACCAGGAATTCGACGGCGGCCATCGTCGCCATTTCGGCCGACAGCCGGGAAGACGTGGATGCTTTGGCGGGCAAAGCCCTGGAAGCCGGCGGCTCAGAAACCTATGACCCGCAGGATCTCGGTTTCATGTACAGCCGGGCCTTCAGGGACCTCGACGGCCACCACTGGGAAGTGCTGTGGATGGACGACGCCGCAGCCCAGGCAGGCCCACCGGAACACTAG
- a CDS encoding alpha/beta fold hydrolase: MAGSEAPFTSVDIRTPVVSAGETAPAVLIHGWASTSAYWEPLAGKLLDAGYPAWIADLPGYHPGEVLSPEFEWTLESAAASLAAAIEAKHSGPVHLVGHSLGGSVALTLAAGFPQLTATLTLVGMVPAPPNEGFRSMLQAQWKQGFIDAGTKARCMAAWYGDPPYQDEELLSRGFDIPFEVLGPSGEAAMTGVEPSIPGRVHAPLLVLAGTADRVRSMEQMAAFVDADPRRRLKAIPGAGHSVHWEQPQQCAEALQEFWKTSWPPPA, from the coding sequence ATGGCTGGCAGCGAAGCACCGTTCACCTCCGTGGATATCCGCACGCCTGTTGTTTCCGCAGGTGAAACGGCGCCGGCGGTCCTGATCCACGGCTGGGCCTCAACATCCGCCTACTGGGAACCATTGGCCGGAAAGCTGCTCGACGCCGGATACCCGGCATGGATTGCGGACCTCCCCGGCTATCACCCCGGCGAGGTACTCTCCCCGGAGTTCGAATGGACCCTGGAGTCTGCGGCAGCCTCCTTGGCGGCGGCAATCGAAGCCAAACACAGCGGCCCCGTTCACCTGGTGGGGCACTCCCTGGGTGGCAGCGTGGCCCTGACGCTTGCCGCCGGCTTCCCGCAGCTGACGGCAACCCTAACGCTGGTTGGCATGGTTCCGGCGCCGCCCAACGAAGGCTTCCGGTCCATGCTGCAAGCGCAATGGAAACAAGGTTTCATCGACGCCGGAACCAAGGCCCGATGCATGGCAGCCTGGTACGGCGACCCGCCGTACCAGGACGAAGAACTACTCAGCCGCGGGTTCGATATCCCGTTCGAAGTCCTGGGCCCGAGCGGCGAGGCGGCCATGACCGGCGTCGAACCTTCAATACCTGGGCGCGTCCACGCTCCGCTGCTGGTGCTGGCCGGAACAGCGGACCGCGTGCGGTCCATGGAACAGATGGCCGCGTTTGTGGACGCGGACCCACGACGCCGGCTGAAGGCCATTCCCGGGGCGGGCCACAGTGTCCACTGGGAGCAACCGCAACAATGTGCGGAAGCGTTGCAGGAGTTTTGGAAAACCAGCTGGCCACCGCCAGCGTAA
- a CDS encoding GntP family transporter: MNPLVNSLMAGAADAPAIKPAVELGTPLLLTIAAAGIALLLVLIIRFKIQAFVALLAVSILVGVAAQIPLKDIFTVVTNGVGSTMGKVALLIALGAILGRMIEVSGGVQSLATHFTEKLGAKRVAVALTAVGFLVAIPVFFEVGVIVLVPIVYAFAKIAKVHPIKFGLPMAGIMLSIHVAVPPHPGIVAGAGVFGADIGLITMISLIICIPLGFLSYWVASIMNRKDYELLPGVKQQVEEFGSDSLVHVGHDGPGARAIAPPRPGLIMFLIAAPIVQILLGTVGTLTIAKDNYWYGVASFIGNPFFALLVAVALSFFLLAVRRNWSLKETGEIFEGALPPIASILMVVAAGGVFGEVLRTSGIGAALSHTLDSLGLPVIVLGFIISLALRAAQGSATVAIVTTTGLLTSAVMEGGYSPAQIAVIVIAIGFGALGLSHVTDAGFWTVIRYYGLTVSDGLKTWTVLTTILGLAGFVLTYVAWILVGGLAH, from the coding sequence ATGAACCCCCTCGTCAACTCCCTCATGGCCGGGGCCGCAGATGCCCCTGCCATCAAACCCGCAGTGGAGCTGGGAACACCGCTTCTGCTGACCATCGCCGCGGCAGGCATCGCCTTGCTGCTGGTCCTGATCATCCGATTCAAGATCCAGGCATTCGTTGCCCTGCTCGCCGTCAGCATCCTGGTGGGCGTGGCCGCGCAGATTCCGCTCAAAGACATCTTCACGGTGGTGACCAACGGTGTTGGAAGCACCATGGGCAAGGTCGCCTTGTTGATTGCCCTCGGCGCCATCCTCGGCCGCATGATCGAGGTCTCCGGCGGCGTGCAGTCCTTGGCCACGCACTTCACGGAGAAGCTCGGTGCCAAGCGCGTTGCCGTCGCGTTGACGGCCGTCGGCTTCCTGGTCGCGATTCCGGTGTTCTTCGAGGTGGGAGTGATCGTTCTCGTTCCGATCGTTTACGCCTTCGCCAAAATCGCCAAGGTCCACCCCATCAAGTTCGGCCTGCCCATGGCCGGAATCATGCTGTCCATCCATGTGGCTGTTCCGCCGCACCCGGGCATCGTCGCCGGCGCCGGCGTATTCGGTGCCGACATCGGCCTGATCACCATGATCTCCCTGATCATCTGCATTCCCTTGGGCTTCCTGTCCTACTGGGTTGCCAGCATCATGAACCGCAAGGACTACGAACTCCTCCCCGGCGTGAAGCAGCAGGTTGAGGAATTCGGTTCCGATTCCCTGGTCCACGTGGGCCACGACGGTCCGGGTGCCCGCGCAATCGCCCCTCCGCGACCGGGCCTGATCATGTTCCTGATCGCGGCTCCCATCGTCCAGATTCTCCTTGGGACCGTTGGCACGCTCACCATCGCCAAGGACAACTACTGGTACGGCGTGGCCTCGTTCATCGGCAACCCGTTCTTCGCCCTCCTCGTTGCCGTTGCGTTGTCGTTCTTCCTGCTGGCTGTCCGCCGCAACTGGTCCCTCAAGGAAACAGGCGAGATTTTCGAGGGTGCCCTGCCGCCCATCGCTTCCATCCTGATGGTGGTTGCTGCCGGTGGCGTCTTCGGTGAAGTCCTCCGCACTTCCGGCATCGGAGCCGCGCTCTCCCACACCTTGGACAGCCTCGGCCTGCCCGTGATCGTGCTCGGCTTCATCATCTCGCTGGCCTTGCGCGCAGCACAGGGTTCGGCGACGGTTGCAATCGTCACGACGACGGGCCTGCTCACCTCAGCGGTCATGGAAGGCGGCTACTCGCCGGCGCAGATCGCAGTGATAGTGATTGCCATCGGCTTCGGCGCGCTCGGCCTGTCCCACGTGACCGATGCCGGCTTCTGGACCGTGATCCGCTACTACGGCCTCACGGTCTCCGACGGCCTCAAGACCTGGACCGTCCTGACCACCATCCTGGGCCTGGCCGGCTTCGTCCTGACGTACGTTGCCTGGATCCTGGTAGGAGGCCTGGCCCACTGA
- a CDS encoding DUF1304 domain-containing protein, which yields MILASLIFATIAALLHVYIFTMESITWTKPATWKTFSITSQAEADTTKSMAYNQGFYNLFLAIGALVGIVAVAMGAPQVGWTLVFSSCGSMLLASLVLVASGKKYLRAATIQGTTPLLAVVLGILAVTLG from the coding sequence ATGATCCTGGCCTCCCTGATTTTCGCGACGATTGCCGCCCTTCTTCACGTCTACATCTTCACCATGGAGTCCATCACCTGGACCAAGCCCGCTACGTGGAAGACATTCAGCATCACGTCCCAGGCCGAAGCGGATACCACCAAGTCCATGGCGTACAACCAGGGCTTCTACAACCTCTTCCTCGCCATCGGTGCATTGGTCGGGATTGTCGCAGTGGCCATGGGTGCACCCCAGGTCGGTTGGACCCTCGTCTTCAGCAGCTGTGGCTCGATGCTTCTTGCGTCTCTGGTCCTCGTGGCGAGCGGTAAGAAGTACCTCCGGGCAGCGACCATCCAAGGCACGACGCCGCTGCTCGCCGTCGTGCTTGGAATCCTGGCCGTAACGCTGGGCTAG
- a CDS encoding class II fructose-bisphosphate aldolase, protein MRTKLDHLVNSALVTGSAVPAFTCYDFTTALAVVSAAEEARLGVILLVAPKTASTANGLRLITALRGLADSASVPVSVQLDHASDLNVILEAVAAGADAVLADGSSKPLKDNIRLVREVRAALDAAGHAGVVIEAELGGLAGDEDRAFGSSTPDAGASVPGLTDPEQVAGFVEQTGAQLLAVAVGNVHGKYTGEPNIRWDVLQDVAARTEVPLVLHGASGIPASELAKASGMQVGKVNFNTELRTGILAALESETAAYRADGENLQGLLARWNGSAASFAGATLELLSA, encoded by the coding sequence ATGCGCACGAAACTCGACCACCTGGTCAATTCCGCGTTGGTCACCGGCTCCGCTGTTCCAGCTTTCACCTGCTACGACTTCACCACCGCGCTCGCCGTCGTGTCAGCTGCGGAGGAGGCCCGCCTTGGCGTAATCCTGTTGGTGGCGCCGAAAACCGCGTCCACCGCCAACGGCCTGCGGCTCATCACTGCCCTCCGGGGCCTGGCGGACTCCGCGAGCGTCCCGGTGTCCGTCCAGCTGGACCATGCTTCGGATCTGAACGTCATCCTGGAAGCCGTGGCTGCCGGAGCTGATGCCGTCCTGGCCGATGGCTCATCCAAGCCGCTCAAGGACAACATCCGCCTGGTCCGCGAGGTCCGTGCCGCGCTGGACGCGGCGGGCCATGCCGGCGTCGTGATCGAAGCGGAGTTGGGCGGACTGGCAGGCGACGAGGACCGCGCGTTCGGGTCATCAACGCCCGACGCCGGTGCTTCCGTCCCCGGTCTCACCGACCCGGAGCAGGTGGCCGGCTTCGTGGAGCAAACGGGTGCGCAATTGCTCGCTGTGGCCGTGGGAAACGTCCACGGCAAGTATACGGGTGAGCCCAACATTCGGTGGGATGTGTTGCAGGATGTCGCTGCACGGACAGAGGTCCCTCTGGTGCTCCACGGCGCCTCTGGAATCCCGGCCAGTGAGCTTGCCAAAGCTTCCGGAATGCAGGTAGGCAAAGTGAACTTCAACACGGAGCTGCGGACCGGGATCCTGGCCGCGTTGGAGTCGGAAACAGCGGCGTACCGGGCAGACGGCGAGAATCTCCAGGGATTGCTGGCCCGGTGGAACGGTTCGGCAGCATCCTTTGCCGGCGCCACGCTTGAGTTGCTCAGCGCCTGA
- a CDS encoding FadR/GntR family transcriptional regulator: MARKSLVGVVADELLDRIIAGEFPPGTVVPGELELSAKHEVSRMTVREAMKTLEAQRILSVERGRGTFVNPLNQWASLEAVLRAASEGTKDAAAAIQLIELRRMLETGACELAAERISDDELITLKEHVAKMQSSHEDNDLAGFVEADLAFHDVILHASGNVFVAVLFEPLHRVLEARRRETSAFAEIQEHAIGHHRKIAAALESRNPNEARLAMDAHMQQTLDDLKTYVLEA; this comes from the coding sequence ATGGCACGCAAGTCGCTGGTTGGCGTCGTCGCTGATGAGTTGCTGGACCGGATCATCGCGGGCGAATTTCCACCCGGCACGGTTGTCCCGGGCGAGCTGGAGCTCAGCGCCAAGCACGAGGTGAGCCGCATGACCGTGCGTGAAGCCATGAAGACCCTGGAAGCGCAGCGGATCCTCAGCGTCGAACGAGGCCGGGGCACGTTCGTGAATCCGCTGAATCAGTGGGCATCCCTGGAGGCCGTGCTGCGCGCAGCGTCGGAGGGCACCAAGGATGCCGCGGCGGCCATCCAATTGATCGAACTCCGCCGCATGCTGGAGACGGGCGCCTGCGAACTGGCCGCCGAGCGTATCTCAGACGACGAACTCATCACGCTCAAAGAGCATGTGGCAAAGATGCAGTCCTCCCACGAGGACAATGACCTGGCCGGTTTCGTTGAAGCCGACCTGGCCTTCCATGACGTGATTCTGCACGCCTCCGGCAACGTCTTCGTGGCCGTACTGTTCGAACCCCTGCACCGCGTCCTGGAGGCACGCCGCCGGGAGACGTCCGCTTTCGCGGAGATCCAGGAACACGCCATCGGACACCATCGGAAGATTGCCGCGGCGCTGGAATCCCGCAACCCCAACGAGGCGCGGCTCGCGATGGACGCGCACATGCAGCAGACGCTGGACGACCTGAAGACGTACGTCCTGGAGGCGTAG
- a CDS encoding acyltransferase family protein, translating into MEREAFPAVSPTAAQRDPVIDLVRFMCLLLVVAAHCMMVSPVLHKDGTVETRNVLMEQAWFTPVLWVLMIVPLFFVLGGVTGLQSWRRLRTAGGTGFDFAQLRLLRLVRPAMALLAVMWGGLWIALLLGVHPQVIQLMTAGAAMPLWFLAAYLTAQLSIPLLARFHERAPLLTFGVLVAFIIAVDSLRGAIPVLAFTNMIFVWCAVQQLGFFKADGFFEHRSRTWLVGAIICSNLLLGLVTGVAVYPGNMVVNINPPNLCLLLLGISQTATLQLLGPGLRWLADVRWIRAGIAVAGRRSMTVYLWHLPLLVGMAGLLLLTDVPRPVAETAEWWWARIPVFIAVVALLVPVTMLFGRLEDRPMAASHARGPGRAAVVTAAVVVFIPVADAAFNGLTLALLGGGAACFALSVLLLGRVPTPVPPAAEAEPAEAPQATPATLPAHDLSANLEP; encoded by the coding sequence ATGGAGCGGGAGGCGTTTCCTGCGGTCAGCCCAACGGCTGCGCAGAGGGATCCGGTGATCGACCTTGTCCGATTCATGTGCCTGCTGCTGGTGGTCGCAGCCCACTGCATGATGGTGAGCCCCGTTTTGCACAAGGACGGGACAGTCGAGACCCGCAACGTCCTCATGGAGCAAGCCTGGTTCACGCCTGTGCTCTGGGTCCTGATGATCGTTCCGCTCTTCTTTGTCCTTGGCGGTGTTACCGGCCTCCAGTCGTGGCGGCGGTTGAGAACGGCCGGCGGGACAGGATTCGACTTCGCCCAGCTGCGCCTCCTGCGATTGGTGCGTCCCGCCATGGCCCTGCTCGCCGTCATGTGGGGAGGGTTGTGGATCGCGCTGCTGCTGGGTGTCCATCCGCAAGTCATCCAGCTGATGACTGCCGGAGCTGCGATGCCGTTGTGGTTCCTCGCCGCGTACCTCACGGCCCAGCTGAGCATCCCCCTCTTGGCAAGATTCCATGAACGTGCACCGCTGCTGACTTTCGGGGTTCTGGTGGCCTTCATCATCGCCGTCGATTCCCTCCGCGGCGCCATTCCCGTGCTGGCGTTTACCAACATGATTTTCGTATGGTGCGCCGTGCAGCAGCTGGGCTTCTTCAAGGCCGATGGCTTCTTCGAACACCGGAGCCGCACCTGGCTGGTGGGCGCCATCATCTGCAGCAATCTCCTCCTGGGACTTGTCACCGGAGTCGCTGTGTATCCGGGGAACATGGTGGTGAACATCAACCCGCCCAACTTGTGCCTGCTTCTGCTGGGCATTTCCCAGACAGCCACCCTGCAACTGCTGGGTCCAGGACTGCGGTGGCTCGCTGACGTCCGGTGGATCCGTGCCGGGATCGCTGTGGCGGGACGCCGCTCCATGACCGTTTATCTATGGCATCTCCCCCTCCTGGTCGGCATGGCCGGTTTGTTGTTGCTCACCGACGTGCCCAGGCCGGTGGCCGAGACCGCAGAGTGGTGGTGGGCCCGCATTCCCGTCTTCATCGCCGTGGTTGCACTGCTCGTCCCGGTGACGATGCTTTTCGGCCGGCTTGAGGATCGTCCCATGGCAGCCAGCCATGCTCGAGGCCCGGGGCGGGCCGCCGTGGTGACGGCCGCCGTCGTGGTCTTTATCCCAGTGGCGGACGCCGCCTTCAACGGACTGACGCTCGCGTTGCTGGGTGGGGGAGCGGCGTGCTTCGCGCTGTCCGTCCTGCTTTTGGGCAGGGTTCCGACGCCGGTCCCCCCGGCGGCGGAGGCAGAACCTGCGGAAGCGCCGCAGGCGACCCCGGCCACGTTGCCAGCACACGATTTAAGTGCCAATCTCGAACCATGA